One Mesotoga sp. UBA6090 genomic region harbors:
- a CDS encoding polyprenyl synthetase family protein, with protein MNLAEFTPFFNMNLRRFLDELDLYEPLKEVVSYTPLAGGKRLRAYLVWELSRFTGFGDENALKTGIAVELFHSGSLIHDDLPAIDNDTIRRGLPSSHVKFDECKAILAGDFLMLYPSKLLSSLDIESSSKLTLLKLWQETSLEVVKGEFEDVFPENKSREQMERIHGSKTGSLFGFCFAAPFAGRKEEKFVQMRQLGLRFGKLFQMMDDIKDVTSTETELGKTPGKDGKQDKLTILSFESLEEAQMKVKEMFLGLLEEIDEFSDLSREMVNVYDLIAKR; from the coding sequence ATGAATCTAGCTGAATTTACACCTTTTTTCAACATGAATCTCAGAAGGTTTCTCGATGAACTGGACCTTTATGAACCGTTGAAAGAAGTAGTCTCTTATACTCCTCTGGCTGGTGGAAAGAGACTCAGAGCGTATCTTGTCTGGGAACTATCGAGATTCACTGGCTTTGGGGACGAAAATGCTTTAAAGACAGGGATTGCTGTGGAACTCTTCCATAGCGGAAGTTTGATCCACGATGATCTCCCTGCAATAGACAACGATACGATAAGGCGGGGTTTACCATCTAGTCACGTGAAATTCGATGAGTGCAAGGCCATATTGGCCGGGGATTTCCTCATGTTGTATCCCTCAAAACTCCTATCTTCTCTAGATATCGAAAGCAGTTCTAAGCTGACTCTATTGAAACTCTGGCAAGAGACTTCTCTGGAGGTTGTCAAAGGTGAGTTCGAAGACGTCTTTCCCGAAAACAAGTCAAGAGAACAAATGGAGAGGATTCACGGTTCTAAGACAGGTTCTCTTTTCGGGTTCTGTTTTGCAGCTCCATTTGCCGGGAGAAAGGAAGAGAAATTCGTTCAAATGCGCCAACTGGGGCTGAGATTCGGCAAGTTGTTTCAGATGATGGATGACATAAAAGATGTAACATCTACCGAAACCGAGCTTGGAAAGACGCCGGGAAAAGATGGTAAACAAGACAAACTCACTATACTCTCGTTCGAATCCCTTGAGGAAGCTCAGATGAAAGTCAAAGAGATGTTTCTCGGCCTTCTGGAAGAAATCGACGAGTTCTCTGATCTTTCAAGAGAAATGGTAAATGTATACGACTTGATTGCCAAACGCTGA
- a CDS encoding bifunctional nuclease family protein, which produces MLQVRLRGLALDQSNSPVVILEVEKTNKGFGIWIGPFEAEALALAVSGKDFPRPLTYDLFLNTVSQLGGTFEKAVIGQVKDNIYYATLHLQDRNGQLYVIDARPSDCLVLAVKKGFPIFVEDTVFAESSIDLSNLKTDTLQHGQEEENEGFKKFVENLDIEELKKHFRGKDENNESS; this is translated from the coding sequence ATGTTGCAGGTAAGACTTAGAGGGTTGGCTCTCGACCAGAGTAATTCCCCGGTAGTCATACTGGAAGTTGAAAAGACAAACAAAGGGTTTGGAATATGGATCGGCCCATTTGAAGCAGAGGCTCTTGCCCTTGCTGTTAGTGGAAAAGACTTCCCGAGGCCTTTGACATATGATCTCTTTCTAAATACAGTCTCACAACTCGGGGGTACTTTCGAAAAGGCGGTGATTGGGCAGGTAAAAGACAATATCTATTACGCGACTCTACATCTGCAGGATCGAAACGGTCAATTATACGTAATAGATGCTCGCCCATCGGACTGTCTAGTGCTTGCCGTTAAGAAGGGTTTCCCAATTTTCGTAGAAGATACTGTATTCGCTGAGAGTTCAATCGATCTGAGCAACCTTAAGACTGACACTCTTCAGCACGGTCAGGAAGAGGAAAATGAAGGCTTCAAGAAGTTCGTCGAAAATCTTGACATTGAAGAGCTCAAGAAACACTTTAGAGGAAAAGACGAGAACAATGAATCTAGCTGA
- a CDS encoding lysophospholipid acyltransferase family protein, with translation MRFLKKLLSLAVTVWIAVLGVLYIYVYGGIVILIGNLIGKIKGKKERKTFISREVSRFGRAAFVLSGSKVRVAGKENVPQTGPMVIVANHQSAFDIPLIPGYVYPEISFIAKKELSRIPGINWFISALDGVYIERGNRSQTAGAMRKIFRILKEDGTILLFPEGTRSEAGEIGEFKEGSLSIPFKLGVKVIPVALDGTRNLLKKNSFLITPSRISLAISKPVLPEDFASEKEFSEEVYNIIRDALESLRN, from the coding sequence TTGAGATTCCTGAAAAAGCTACTTAGTCTGGCAGTCACTGTCTGGATAGCCGTGCTTGGAGTCCTTTACATCTATGTCTATGGCGGAATCGTGATCCTTATCGGAAACTTGATAGGCAAAATAAAAGGGAAGAAAGAGAGAAAGACTTTCATTTCGAGAGAAGTCTCGAGATTTGGCAGAGCGGCCTTTGTACTTTCGGGATCAAAGGTCAGGGTAGCAGGCAAGGAAAATGTGCCCCAGACCGGACCAATGGTAATCGTCGCAAACCATCAAAGCGCGTTCGACATACCGCTTATACCGGGCTACGTCTATCCGGAAATTTCTTTCATAGCAAAGAAAGAGCTGTCGAGAATTCCAGGCATCAACTGGTTCATAAGCGCTCTCGACGGAGTATACATCGAGAGGGGAAACAGATCGCAAACAGCAGGTGCTATGAGGAAGATCTTCAGAATACTGAAAGAGGACGGGACAATTCTGCTTTTTCCGGAAGGAACCCGCAGCGAAGCCGGTGAAATTGGAGAATTCAAAGAAGGGAGTCTTTCAATACCTTTCAAGCTTGGAGTAAAAGTCATCCCTGTGGCTCTAGACGGAACTCGTAATCTTCTGAAGAAGAACAGTTTTCTTATCACTCCGTCAAGGATCTCTCTTGCCATATCTAAGCCGGTTTTACCGGAAGATTTCGCTTCCGAAAAAGAGTTCAGCGAAGAAGTCTATAATATAATTAGAGATGCACTGGAATCACTTAGAAACTGA